In the genome of Pempheris klunzingeri isolate RE-2024b chromosome 3, fPemKlu1.hap1, whole genome shotgun sequence, one region contains:
- the ddt gene encoding D-dopachrome decarboxylase, whose protein sequence is MPFIDLQSNLPASSFSEEFLKKLSSSVAAALGKPEDRMNLVVKPGLPMLIAGSCAPCVMLSVSAIGVTDTADKNKDHSAKIFGFLTRELGLTEDRIVIQFHSLEPHQVGKKATVMSFL, encoded by the exons ATGCCTTTCATCGACTTACAGAGTAATTTACCGGCCAGCTCTTTTTCGGAGGAGTTTCTGAAGAAGTTGTCGTCCAGCGTGGCTGCAGCTTTGGGGAAACCGGAGGAC aggatgaacctGGTGGTGAAACCTGGCCTGCCAATGCTGATAGCTGGCTCTTGCGCTCCATGTGTGATGCTGTCAGTGTCTGCTATCGGTGTGACGGACACCGCTGACAAGAACAAGGACCACAGTGCCAAGATCTTTGGGTTCCTGACCAGAGAACTTGGTTTGACTGAGGACAG GATTGTTATTCAGTTCCATTCGCTGGAGCCTCACCAGGTCGGGAAGAAGGCAACCGTCATGAGCTTCTTGTAA
- the gstt1b gene encoding glutathione S-transferase theta-1b isoform X2: MALELYLDLFSQPCRSVYIFAKKNNINFDFQKVALLDGEQYGEDFGKINLIRKVPALRDGDFCLAESIAIILYLAEKFKTPDFWYPADLQQRARINEYLSWQHIGIRLHGSKMFWLRLLIPKALGVDIPQDKLDAALEDLNGSLRLIEEKFIQDRPFIAGDHISLADLVAIVEIMQPVGSGLDVFEGRPKLSAWRDRVQAAIGKELFDDAHQTILGAQESVKLMDSSKLQFFKPKILKFFM, encoded by the exons ATGGCGTTAGAGCTGTACCTGGACCTCTTCTCTCAGCCCTGCCGATCAGTCTACATTTTCGCCAAGAAGAACAACATTAACTTTGACTTCCAAAAAGTTGCGCTGCTGGACG GTGAGCAGTATGGAGAAGACTTTGGGAAGATCAACTTGATCAGAAAAGTCCCTGCTCTGCGAGATGGAGACTTCTGCTTGGCTGAAAG CATAGCCATCATACTGTATCTGGCAGAGAAGTTTAAGACTCCAGACTTCTGGTACCCAGCTGACCTCCAGCAGCGTGCTCGCATCAACGAGTACCTGTCATGGCAGCACATCGGGATTCGCCTGCATGGATCCAAGATGTTCTGGCTCCGG CTCTTGATTCCCAAAGCTCTGGGCGTGGACATCCCACAGGACAAACTGGACGCAGCGCTGGAGGATCTGAACGGCTCTCTGAGACTCATCGAAGAAAAGTTCATACAGGACAGGCCCTTCATCGCAGGGGATCACATCTCATTGGCTGACCTGGTCGCTATTGTGGAGATCATGCAG ccTGTGGGCTCCGGCCTGGACGTGTTTGAGGGGAGACCCAAACTGAGCGCTTGGCGAGACAGAGTCCAGGCCGCCATTGGAAAGGAGCTGTTTGACGACGCCCACCAGACTATCCTGGGAGCCCAGGAGAGCGTGAAGCTGATGGACTCCAGCAAGCTGCAGTTCTTCAAGCCCAAAATCCTGAAGTTCTTCATGTGA
- the gstt1b gene encoding glutathione S-transferase theta-1b isoform X1, whose product MALELYLDLFSQPCRSVYIFAKKNNINFDFQKVALLDGEQYGEDFGKINLIRKVPALRDGDFCLAESIAIILYLAEKFKTPDFWYPADLQQRARINEYLSWQHIGIRLHGSKMFWLRLLIPKALGVDIPQDKLDAALEDLNGSLRLIEEKFIQDRPFIAGDHISLADLVAIVEIMQVHRPVGSGLDVFEGRPKLSAWRDRVQAAIGKELFDDAHQTILGAQESVKLMDSSKLQFFKPKILKFFM is encoded by the exons ATGGCGTTAGAGCTGTACCTGGACCTCTTCTCTCAGCCCTGCCGATCAGTCTACATTTTCGCCAAGAAGAACAACATTAACTTTGACTTCCAAAAAGTTGCGCTGCTGGACG GTGAGCAGTATGGAGAAGACTTTGGGAAGATCAACTTGATCAGAAAAGTCCCTGCTCTGCGAGATGGAGACTTCTGCTTGGCTGAAAG CATAGCCATCATACTGTATCTGGCAGAGAAGTTTAAGACTCCAGACTTCTGGTACCCAGCTGACCTCCAGCAGCGTGCTCGCATCAACGAGTACCTGTCATGGCAGCACATCGGGATTCGCCTGCATGGATCCAAGATGTTCTGGCTCCGG CTCTTGATTCCCAAAGCTCTGGGCGTGGACATCCCACAGGACAAACTGGACGCAGCGCTGGAGGATCTGAACGGCTCTCTGAGACTCATCGAAGAAAAGTTCATACAGGACAGGCCCTTCATCGCAGGGGATCACATCTCATTGGCTGACCTGGTCGCTATTGTGGAGATCATGCAGGTGCACAGA ccTGTGGGCTCCGGCCTGGACGTGTTTGAGGGGAGACCCAAACTGAGCGCTTGGCGAGACAGAGTCCAGGCCGCCATTGGAAAGGAGCTGTTTGACGACGCCCACCAGACTATCCTGGGAGCCCAGGAGAGCGTGAAGCTGATGGACTCCAGCAAGCTGCAGTTCTTCAAGCCCAAAATCCTGAAGTTCTTCATGTGA
- the LOC139199224 gene encoding galactose-specific lectin nattectin-like yields MSWYKAEEHCNALGGHLTSVRNPREYSFLQQITPSGQTIAWLGGFNLQGQWMWIDREGFYYTNWYSPSSSSSYPCTYLRTSNGWGNTQCGSQYRFICSKKPFSC; encoded by the exons ATGTCCTGGTACAAAGCTGAG GAACACTGCAATGCCCTGGGTGGCCACCTGACCTCAGTCAGAAACCCCAGAGAGTACAGCTTCCTCCAGCAGATCACACCGTCAGGACAGACCATTGCATGGCTGGGAGGCTTCAACCTGCAG GGCCAGTGGATGTGGATTGACCGTGAAGGTTTCTATTACACCAACTGgtactccccctcctcctccagcagttACCCCTGCACGTACTTACGCACCTCCA ATGGTTGGGGAAACACCCAGTGTGGCTCTCAGTATCGCTTCATCTGCTCTAAGAAGCCGTTCAGCTGTTAA